One stretch of Reinekea marina DNA includes these proteins:
- the yajC gene encoding preprotein translocase subunit YajC, translating to MKKILAAILALVPVAAMAQTVPAQPSPWQLPIMLGIFFVIFWFMVWRPQSKRAKEHKELLSAISKGDEVVTTAGIAGKVSKVTDDYVQVEVSPNVVLSFQKAAISATLPKGTLKAI from the coding sequence ATGAAAAAGATTTTAGCCGCTATTTTAGCGCTTGTACCTGTTGCCGCGATGGCACAAACCGTTCCAGCTCAACCGAGCCCGTGGCAGTTACCTATCATGTTGGGTATTTTCTTCGTTATTTTTTGGTTCATGGTTTGGCGCCCACAGTCTAAGCGTGCAAAAGAGCACAAAGAACTGTTATCGGCGATCAGCAAAGGTGACGAAGTAGTTACAACTGCTGGTATTGCGGGTAAGGTTTCTAAAGTAACCGATGATTACGTTCAGGTTGAAGTATCACCTAACGTTGTTTTATCTTTCCAAAAAGCGGCTATTTCGGCAACGTTACCGAAAGGCACTTTGAAAGCAATCTAA